A window from bacterium encodes these proteins:
- a CDS encoding YqgE/AlgH family protein, producing MRRLNNSRISRALGGALLTTVLAVAPGAQAQPGTTPGKGRLLVASEGLLDPNFERTVVLLLEHGLSGSLGLVLNRPSRLPVSRLLPDLEGVETFEQPFFIGGPVEIHQMSMLFSTGEEHAGHLNVLGKVYAGWDEGLFERMVHEPREQDRFRLYAGHAGWAPGQLEAEIAAHGWHVFPGSESTIFAAESGGSEELWREFIRRTRTRIAALPAPDPE from the coding sequence ATGCGCCGGTTGAATAATTCGCGGATCTCGCGAGCTCTTGGCGGCGCTCTCTTGACCACTGTGCTGGCCGTCGCGCCCGGAGCACAGGCACAGCCGGGAACGACTCCGGGCAAGGGCAGGCTGCTCGTGGCCAGCGAGGGACTCCTGGACCCGAACTTCGAGAGAACGGTGGTCCTGTTGCTCGAGCATGGCCTTTCCGGCAGTCTCGGGCTGGTGCTCAATCGGCCCAGTCGTCTGCCCGTGAGCAGACTGCTGCCCGACCTCGAGGGCGTCGAGACCTTCGAGCAGCCGTTCTTTATCGGCGGGCCGGTCGAGATTCACCAGATGTCGATGCTGTTTTCGACCGGCGAGGAGCATGCCGGCCACCTGAACGTGCTCGGCAAGGTCTACGCCGGGTGGGACGAGGGGCTTTTCGAGAGGATGGTGCATGAGCCCCGGGAGCAAGACCGGTTCCGGCTCTACGCCGGCCATGCGGGTTGGGCTCCGGGCCAGCTCGAAGCTGAGATCGCGGCGCACGGCTGGCATGTGTTTCCGGGCTCCGAGTCGACGATCTTTGCCGCCGAGTCCGGCGGGAGTGAGGAGTTATGGCGCGAGTTCATTCGTCGCACTAGAACTCGGATCGCGGCGCTTCCGGCTCCGGATCCAGAATAA
- a CDS encoding PKD domain-containing protein: protein MRRSLGVFLALAFGLTSGCAPPESGGENRSGGRPVSQARRDASAFDAQASDQPTSDLGTGFLVWESNRSRNWRIWTRELAASTPTRLTPDEGTRQHCCAHISPDGRWIAYLSYPDAMAGYADGGSEGILHLIRPDGSGDRIVAERARSSWESRAAVWRSADELIYIRGDGSTVLHNLRDDRTEVLANDPSGKTWLINSRLSHATSGAADFSAYDRADRAIATRSTYGGCQPYFSHDGRWGFWAAGTGGPINRIDLLTYEVSRILSKSDARIPDGLGYAYFPMFSRDGRLFAFAASDYQHNHFLADYEIFVAESDPETLELLGNAVRMTSHPGTDRFPDVFLEPLDLGRHRGEAPFEVGFSSELGLTSVAWDFGDGTTATGPAVTHTFDRPGRYEVRATGSLDSQEILLRGQVVVKPATPPEPVRVLLREEGRAVIVQFDEEIRADRPKVRLESGVKVAKWSLGSERRSLVIELTEALDGFDRLHLEGIGDRAQRTNWTEPLTVEIEPPLWPSDRRGLAFLWETGEAHNLVWDSELESERSSSLEASGRAFLDHNFAMVLDGGIFIASAADVDSVLNACRKTNELSLEVVLRPERRTAGGFRKIISFSGGTPNSRNFVLAQRGDRLIFEPRAGNPFSKAFPEVELARIPAEQTSHVLISYEVGHLAAYLNGESILETESIHGGFHHWKRRPFLFGDGPGTGNIWRGSVEGVAVYNRVIDASEARENYLRYRKTMAARPTVPRLVVDATLLARSEAPSLEEISPYREALAVFEYRVDRVIAGASPGERIRVAHWSILDGDTLEINRSPMTEQSQRLTLEPFSDNRQLESTYLADSLEPGSDPLFYSTQR, encoded by the coding sequence ATGCGCCGATCGCTCGGAGTGTTTCTGGCCCTGGCCTTCGGTCTGACTTCGGGTTGCGCGCCACCCGAATCGGGGGGTGAGAACCGTTCCGGCGGCCGGCCGGTGTCCCAAGCGCGACGCGACGCCTCAGCCTTCGACGCTCAAGCCTCAGATCAGCCGACGTCAGATCTCGGCACCGGTTTTCTGGTCTGGGAATCCAACCGCTCTCGCAACTGGAGGATCTGGACCCGCGAGCTGGCCGCCTCGACACCCACACGCCTGACGCCCGACGAGGGGACTCGCCAGCACTGCTGCGCTCACATCTCGCCCGACGGCCGTTGGATCGCCTACCTGAGTTATCCGGACGCCATGGCCGGATATGCCGACGGAGGCAGCGAAGGCATCCTGCACCTGATCCGGCCGGACGGCAGTGGGGACCGGATCGTCGCCGAGAGGGCGCGCTCGTCCTGGGAGAGCCGAGCCGCGGTGTGGCGCAGCGCCGACGAGCTGATCTACATCCGCGGCGACGGCTCGACCGTTCTCCACAATTTGCGCGACGATCGAACCGAAGTGCTGGCGAACGATCCAAGCGGCAAGACCTGGCTGATCAACAGCCGGCTGAGCCACGCCACCAGCGGCGCCGCGGACTTCTCGGCCTACGACCGTGCCGACCGCGCGATCGCCACGCGCTCCACCTACGGTGGCTGCCAACCCTATTTTTCGCATGACGGCCGCTGGGGTTTCTGGGCGGCGGGCACCGGAGGTCCGATCAACCGCATCGATCTGCTGACCTACGAGGTCTCGAGAATCCTGTCAAAGAGTGACGCTCGCATTCCGGACGGACTCGGCTACGCCTACTTCCCGATGTTCTCGCGCGACGGTCGGCTGTTCGCGTTCGCGGCATCCGACTACCAGCACAACCACTTCTTGGCCGACTACGAGATCTTCGTGGCCGAGAGTGACCCGGAGACTCTCGAGCTTCTGGGCAACGCCGTCCGCATGACTTCGCACCCGGGGACCGACCGTTTCCCGGACGTCTTCCTCGAGCCGCTCGACCTGGGCCGCCACCGAGGTGAGGCGCCGTTCGAAGTCGGGTTCTCTTCCGAGCTCGGCTTGACGTCCGTTGCCTGGGACTTCGGTGACGGCACCACCGCCACCGGACCGGCTGTGACTCACACCTTCGATCGCCCGGGACGCTACGAGGTTCGCGCAACGGGCTCGCTCGACTCGCAGGAGATCCTGCTCCGCGGGCAAGTCGTCGTCAAACCGGCGACGCCGCCCGAGCCGGTCCGAGTGCTTCTCAGGGAAGAAGGTCGTGCCGTGATCGTCCAGTTCGACGAGGAGATTCGAGCCGATCGACCAAAGGTCCGACTCGAGTCCGGCGTGAAAGTAGCCAAGTGGTCGCTGGGCAGCGAACGGCGGTCTCTGGTCATCGAGCTCACGGAGGCCCTTGACGGATTCGATCGTCTCCACCTCGAGGGAATCGGCGACCGCGCTCAGAGAACAAACTGGACCGAGCCACTCACAGTCGAGATCGAGCCTCCGCTGTGGCCGAGCGATCGTAGAGGTCTGGCCTTTCTCTGGGAGACCGGCGAAGCGCACAACCTGGTCTGGGATTCCGAGCTCGAATCCGAGCGCTCCTCCTCCTTGGAAGCTTCCGGACGCGCGTTTCTGGATCACAATTTCGCCATGGTCCTGGACGGTGGCATCTTCATAGCCTCCGCTGCCGACGTCGACTCGGTCCTCAACGCCTGCAGGAAGACGAACGAGCTCTCACTCGAAGTCGTTCTGCGTCCGGAGAGGAGAACCGCCGGCGGCTTCAGAAAGATCATCTCGTTTTCGGGCGGAACTCCGAACAGCCGCAACTTCGTTCTCGCGCAGCGGGGAGACCGGCTAATCTTCGAACCGCGCGCCGGCAACCCCTTCTCCAAGGCCTTCCCCGAAGTCGAGCTCGCCCGAATCCCCGCGGAGCAGACAAGCCACGTCCTGATCTCCTACGAAGTCGGCCACCTGGCCGCCTACCTGAACGGCGAGTCGATTCTCGAGACCGAATCCATCCACGGCGGCTTCCATCACTGGAAGCGACGGCCGTTTCTGTTCGGCGATGGACCGGGCACGGGGAACATCTGGCGCGGCAGCGTCGAAGGAGTCGCCGTCTACAATCGCGTCATCGACGCGAGCGAGGCACGTGAGAACTATCTGCGCTACCGCAAGACGATGGCAGCGCGGCCCACCGTGCCGAGGCTGGTTGTCGACGCGACCCTGCTGGCGCGGTCCGAGGCGCCGAGTTTGGAAGAGATCAGCCCCTATCGGGAAGCGTTGGCGGTCTTCGAGTATCGCGTCGACCGGGTGATCGCAGGGGCTTCCCCGGGCGAGCGAATCCGTGTCGCTCACTGGTCGATCCTCGACGGCGACACCCTCGAGATCAATCGGAGCCCGATGACCGAACAGAGCCAGCGCCTGACGCTCGAGCCGTTCTCCGACAATCGCCAGCTCGAGAGCACGTACCTGGCCGATTCGCTCGAACCGGGAAGCGATCCGCTGTTCTACTCCACCCAGCGCTAG
- a CDS encoding MBOAT family protein — MVFSSHLFVYGFLPLALLAYYLLPRVLRHLGLTVLSYAFYGWANPAFMILMATSTAIDYVCGLTIAGRLGNWTKSAGPIAPLAPGGARSRRQRLAVTVSVISNLTLLGVFKYFNFAVDNYNALVGWIGLPEASLESVLRVVLPLGISFYTFQSMSYSIDVYRGHASALRNPIDFACYVSMFPQLVAGPIIRFSEIQDQLLKRTHTLEKFARGVAFLSLGMAKKILLANPCGKIADTAFDAAAVLPLDAWYGVTAYSFQIYFDFSAYSDLAIGLGLMLGFVFPKNFDSPYKSASITEFWRRWHISLSTWLRDYLYKPLGGNRRGRRRTYVNLALVMLLGGLWHGAAWNFVIWGAFHGALLAAERARGKRALFERLPRAGRIAATFLLVLLSWVFFRAEDLSRSLAYLGTMFGVGAASIAEGATLLGAVFYRPYYLLSFGCAAVVAFAGPQTWDWTRRLPLWKALFCLGLLWLSLVLLTTQEYNPFIYFIF, encoded by the coding sequence GTGGTCTTCAGCTCGCACCTCTTCGTCTACGGCTTCCTGCCGCTGGCCCTGCTCGCCTACTACCTGCTACCGCGAGTCCTGCGCCACCTGGGCCTGACGGTCCTGAGTTACGCCTTCTACGGTTGGGCCAACCCGGCGTTCATGATCTTGATGGCCACTTCGACGGCAATCGACTACGTTTGCGGTCTGACCATCGCCGGCCGGCTCGGGAACTGGACGAAGTCAGCCGGACCGATAGCACCGCTCGCGCCCGGCGGAGCCCGCAGCCGCCGCCAGCGCCTTGCGGTGACGGTCTCGGTGATCTCGAACCTCACCCTGCTCGGAGTCTTCAAGTACTTCAATTTCGCGGTCGACAACTACAACGCCCTGGTCGGCTGGATCGGCCTTCCCGAGGCCTCGCTCGAGTCGGTACTCCGGGTGGTGTTGCCCCTGGGAATCAGCTTCTACACCTTCCAGTCGATGAGCTACTCGATCGACGTCTACCGCGGCCATGCGTCCGCCTTGCGCAACCCGATCGACTTCGCCTGCTACGTCTCGATGTTTCCCCAGCTGGTCGCCGGGCCGATCATCCGGTTCTCGGAGATTCAGGACCAGCTCTTGAAACGCACACACACGCTCGAGAAGTTCGCGCGCGGTGTCGCCTTTCTATCTCTCGGCATGGCGAAGAAGATCCTGCTCGCCAATCCCTGCGGCAAGATTGCCGACACGGCATTCGACGCCGCCGCGGTGCTCCCGCTCGACGCCTGGTACGGGGTCACAGCGTACTCGTTCCAGATCTACTTCGACTTCAGCGCCTACTCGGACCTGGCGATCGGCCTGGGACTGATGCTCGGCTTCGTGTTTCCGAAGAACTTCGACTCGCCGTACAAGTCCGCCTCGATCACCGAGTTCTGGCGCCGCTGGCACATCTCGCTGTCGACATGGCTCCGGGACTACCTCTACAAGCCTTTGGGCGGGAATCGGCGCGGCCGGCGGCGCACCTACGTGAACCTGGCTCTCGTCATGTTGCTGGGCGGACTCTGGCACGGAGCCGCCTGGAACTTCGTGATCTGGGGCGCCTTTCATGGCGCGCTGCTCGCCGCCGAACGAGCGCGCGGCAAGAGAGCGCTGTTCGAGCGCCTGCCCCGCGCCGGGCGGATCGCAGCGACATTTCTTCTGGTTCTTCTATCCTGGGTCTTCTTCCGCGCCGAGGATCTTTCGCGCTCGCTCGCCTATCTGGGCACGATGTTCGGTGTCGGCGCCGCCTCCATTGCCGAGGGCGCCACGCTTCTCGGGGCGGTCTTCTACCGTCCCTACTATCTGCTGAGTTTCGGCTGTGCCGCCGTCGTCGCGTTCGCCGGCCCCCAAACCTGGGACTGGACCCGGCGGCTGCCGTTGTGGAAGGCCCTCTTCTGTCTCGGCCTGCTCTGGCTCTCGCTGGTCCTGCTGACCACTCAGGAATACAACCCCTTCATCTATTTCATCTTCTGA
- a CDS encoding ParA family protein, whose amino-acid sequence MITAVTSRKGGVSKTTTAVNLAAALAGIGKRVLLVDLDSQASASLSLGVPRSALFPCLADVLLGSRPAADTIRSTATLGLDLITASTDLQSFDREIGNRPGREACLKNALEPIVSRYDFVMLDCPPHHSLLSLNGLVAADNFMVPIVPHYLAVTSLEPLLWAAERLPAAYGVRPRLLGIVMTQVDYRTKAARTNATRIRERFGDAVFAVEIRVNVRLAEAPEAGKTIFEFDPTSTGARSYRLLAAEMLMRARGAGAARTGAHDSRPTTASARASFNAYRPADGVH is encoded by the coding sequence GTGATCACAGCTGTTACCTCCAGAAAGGGCGGCGTCTCGAAGACGACGACGGCCGTGAACCTGGCGGCGGCTCTCGCCGGCATCGGTAAGCGTGTGTTGCTCGTGGATCTCGACAGCCAGGCCTCCGCCTCGCTTTCGTTAGGCGTGCCACGCTCCGCCTTGTTCCCCTGCCTCGCCGACGTCCTGCTCGGCTCCCGTCCGGCCGCCGACACGATTCGCTCCACCGCCACCCTCGGGCTCGACCTGATCACGGCTTCGACGGATCTGCAGAGCTTCGATCGCGAGATCGGCAACCGGCCGGGCCGCGAAGCCTGCCTCAAGAACGCCCTGGAGCCCATCGTTTCTCGCTACGACTTCGTCATGCTCGACTGTCCACCTCATCACTCGCTGCTGTCTCTCAACGGGTTGGTGGCGGCGGACAACTTCATGGTGCCGATCGTGCCCCATTACCTAGCAGTCACGAGCCTGGAACCGCTTCTCTGGGCGGCCGAGCGACTCCCGGCCGCCTACGGCGTCCGACCGCGACTGCTCGGGATTGTCATGACCCAGGTCGACTACCGGACCAAAGCCGCTCGCACCAACGCCACGAGAATCCGCGAGCGATTCGGCGATGCCGTGTTCGCCGTCGAGATCCGAGTCAACGTGCGCCTGGCGGAAGCGCCCGAGGCCGGCAAAACGATTTTCGAGTTCGACCCCACATCCACGGGCGCCAGATCGTACCGGCTCCTGGCCGCCGAGATGCTGATGCGGGCTCGTGGGGCCGGAGCCGCAAGGACGGGCGCTCACGACTCTCGACCCACCACCGCCTCGGCTCGGGCGAGCTTCAACGCCTACCGGCCTGCGGACGGCGTCCACTAA
- a CDS encoding peptidase S41, whose translation MKLSVRILILALTLGGLAPVSVDATVEPHAGMLLYPDVSATHVAFLYANDLWLVAREGGVATPLASPPGREAYPKFSPAGDTLAFMGNYDGNTDLYTVPVDGGLPTRLTYHPGTEILTGWTPEGALIFYAGGRGVYPRVQELYTVSVEGGLPTKVPVPYGAVGAISADGKWLAYTPHTRDFRTWKRYRGGTATDIWLFNLEDFSSKKITDWEGTDTLPMWQGDKVYYLSDAGPNHRLNIWVYDSESEQHRQVTSYSDYDVKWPSIGPGPSGQGEIVFQHGAELKLLDLATEESRAIEVVIPGDRPRLRERAEDVAELIRGQNISSTGKRAVADARGDIWTIPAENGSPINLTRTSGAAEHSPAWSPDGRWIAYISDETGEYELYVTQSDGLGESRKLTDDKLRYLYRLVWSPDSKKIAFWDQSSTLWISDLNGALTRVFEDPGLNTPSVSWSSDSVWLAFSAPDSRRQPNRTRLYNVSKGELHAVTGGMFNDSWPTFDREGKYLYLASQREFSQPIYEDLGTTWVYSHLDRLYAVPLQADGKSPLAPESDGEEWDDGEAEDEDKDDDKNKGKKRKRDDGEANEEEDEEPEPVNVDLDGFERRAVQLPVDQGNFAFLAVNDEGQLLYSRLPAADLLGKPAIQLLDLEDDDEPEKTVLEGPQRFAMSADGKKILALEDSKMAIVEAKVDQKMKPLSTAGMRTAIDPRQEWRQIFTEAWRHERDFFYDPNMHGVDWEAVRRQYEPMLEDCASRDDVTYVIREMISELNVGHAYYRPSHDDEAPDVSVGLLGADFALENGAYRIARIVEGGPWDVDARGPLSQPGLDVAVGDYVLAVNGSPLDATKDPWASFQGMGDRTVTLTVSAKPTVDDSARQVVVELLGSESDLRYRSWVEANRAYVEEHTEGRVGYIYVPNTGRNGQNELVRQFFGQLHKDALIIDERWNGGGQVPTRFIELLNRPVANYWSQREGEDIVWPPDAHHGPKCMLINSLAGSGGDYFPFWFRETGLGKLIGTRTWGGLVGYSGTPPLIDGTRITAPDFGFYEKDGTWGIEGHGVEPDIEVIDDPADMVGGKDPQLEAAVAHMLEELETNAYQPPTPPAFPDRSGMGLAPEDY comes from the coding sequence ATGAAACTGTCCGTCCGTATTCTGATTCTTGCCCTCACGCTCGGCGGACTCGCTCCGGTTTCAGTCGATGCAACCGTAGAACCGCACGCGGGAATGCTCCTCTATCCCGACGTCTCGGCCACCCACGTGGCGTTTCTCTACGCTAACGACCTCTGGCTGGTAGCCCGCGAGGGAGGCGTCGCAACCCCGTTGGCCAGCCCGCCCGGGCGGGAGGCCTACCCCAAGTTCAGCCCGGCCGGCGACACCCTGGCCTTCATGGGCAACTACGACGGCAACACCGATCTCTACACGGTGCCCGTGGATGGCGGCCTTCCGACGCGCCTGACCTACCACCCGGGAACCGAGATTCTGACGGGCTGGACACCGGAAGGCGCGCTGATCTTCTACGCCGGCGGCCGGGGCGTTTATCCGCGCGTGCAGGAACTCTATACCGTTTCGGTGGAGGGCGGACTGCCCACCAAAGTGCCTGTGCCCTACGGCGCGGTGGGCGCGATCAGTGCCGACGGCAAGTGGCTCGCCTATACCCCGCACACCCGCGACTTCCGCACTTGGAAGCGATACCGCGGCGGCACCGCTACCGACATCTGGCTTTTCAACCTCGAGGACTTCAGCTCGAAGAAGATCACCGACTGGGAAGGCACCGACACGCTGCCCATGTGGCAAGGAGACAAGGTCTACTACCTCTCGGACGCCGGCCCAAATCACCGGCTCAACATCTGGGTCTACGACAGCGAAAGCGAACAACATCGCCAGGTGACCTCTTACTCCGACTACGACGTCAAGTGGCCCTCGATCGGTCCCGGCCCCTCGGGCCAGGGTGAGATCGTCTTCCAGCATGGTGCCGAGTTGAAGCTCCTAGATCTGGCGACCGAGGAGAGCCGCGCGATCGAGGTCGTCATCCCCGGTGACCGGCCCCGACTCCGGGAGCGGGCCGAGGACGTGGCCGAGCTGATTCGCGGGCAGAACATCTCCTCGACGGGCAAGAGAGCCGTGGCCGATGCTCGCGGTGACATCTGGACGATACCGGCCGAGAACGGCTCCCCGATCAACCTGACCCGCACCAGCGGCGCCGCCGAGCACTCGCCGGCATGGAGTCCCGACGGACGATGGATCGCCTATATCTCGGACGAAACCGGCGAATACGAGCTCTACGTCACTCAATCGGACGGCCTCGGTGAGAGCCGCAAGCTGACCGACGACAAGCTGCGCTATCTCTACCGTCTGGTCTGGTCCCCCGACTCGAAGAAGATCGCCTTCTGGGACCAGTCTTCGACCCTCTGGATCTCGGATCTGAACGGCGCCCTGACCCGGGTCTTCGAGGACCCCGGCTTGAACACACCCAGCGTGAGCTGGTCGTCCGACTCCGTCTGGTTGGCCTTCTCGGCGCCCGATTCCCGGCGGCAACCCAACCGCACGAGGCTCTACAACGTGAGCAAAGGCGAGCTACACGCGGTGACCGGCGGCATGTTCAACGACAGCTGGCCGACCTTCGACCGCGAGGGCAAGTATCTCTACCTCGCCTCTCAAAGAGAGTTCTCCCAGCCGATCTACGAAGACCTGGGAACCACCTGGGTCTACTCCCATCTCGATCGTCTCTACGCCGTGCCTCTCCAGGCCGACGGGAAGTCGCCGCTGGCACCCGAGAGCGACGGGGAAGAGTGGGACGACGGTGAGGCTGAAGACGAGGACAAGGACGACGACAAGAACAAAGGCAAGAAAAGAAAGAGGGACGACGGCGAGGCCAACGAAGAGGAGGACGAGGAACCCGAGCCGGTGAATGTCGATCTCGACGGCTTCGAGCGTCGGGCAGTGCAGCTTCCCGTCGATCAGGGCAACTTCGCCTTCCTGGCGGTGAACGACGAGGGACAACTGCTGTACTCCCGGCTCCCGGCGGCCGATCTGCTCGGCAAACCGGCGATCCAGCTCCTCGATCTCGAGGACGACGACGAGCCCGAGAAGACGGTCCTCGAAGGTCCGCAGAGATTCGCGATGTCGGCCGACGGCAAGAAGATCCTGGCGCTCGAGGACTCGAAGATGGCGATCGTGGAAGCCAAGGTCGACCAGAAGATGAAGCCCCTGTCCACCGCCGGGATGAGAACGGCCATCGACCCGCGCCAGGAGTGGCGCCAGATTTTCACCGAGGCCTGGCGCCATGAGCGCGACTTCTTCTACGACCCCAACATGCACGGTGTCGACTGGGAGGCCGTGCGTCGGCAGTACGAGCCGATGCTCGAAGATTGCGCTTCTCGGGACGACGTCACCTACGTCATCCGGGAGATGATCTCCGAGCTCAACGTCGGCCATGCCTACTACCGGCCGAGCCATGACGACGAAGCTCCCGATGTGTCGGTGGGCCTTCTGGGCGCCGACTTCGCGCTCGAGAACGGCGCCTACCGCATTGCAAGAATCGTGGAAGGCGGACCCTGGGACGTCGACGCGCGCGGGCCGCTGAGCCAGCCGGGCTTGGACGTCGCTGTCGGCGATTACGTTCTCGCGGTCAACGGCTCTCCCCTCGACGCCACCAAGGATCCCTGGGCTTCCTTTCAGGGAATGGGTGACCGCACCGTGACCCTCACCGTGAGCGCCAAGCCGACCGTCGACGACTCGGCCAGGCAGGTCGTCGTCGAGCTGCTCGGCAGCGAGAGCGACTTGAGGTATCGCAGCTGGGTCGAAGCCAACCGCGCCTACGTCGAAGAGCACACAGAGGGGCGGGTCGGCTACATCTACGTTCCCAACACCGGACGCAACGGTCAAAACGAGCTAGTGCGCCAGTTCTTCGGACAGCTCCACAAGGATGCCCTGATCATCGACGAGCGCTGGAACGGCGGCGGGCAGGTGCCGACGCGATTCATCGAGCTCCTGAACCGGCCGGTCGCGAACTACTGGTCGCAGCGCGAGGGCGAAGACATCGTCTGGCCCCCGGACGCCCACCACGGACCCAAGTGCATGCTGATCAACAGCCTCGCGGGCTCGGGCGGTGACTACTTTCCGTTCTGGTTTCGCGAAACCGGACTGGGCAAGCTCATCGGCACCCGCACCTGGGGCGGTCTGGTGGGCTACAGCGGCACACCGCCTTTGATCGACGGCACCAGAATCACCGCACCCGACTTCGGGTTCTACGAGAAGGACGGAACCTGGGGTATCGAGGGGCACGGCGTCGAGCCCGACATCGAGGTCATCGACGACCCGGCCGACATGGTCGGCGGCAAGGATCCTCAGCTCGAAGCGGCCGTCGCACACATGCTCGAAGAGCTCGAGACCAACGCCTATCAACCGCCCACGCCGCCGGCCTTCCCGGATCGCTCCGGCATGGGCCTGGCACCCGAGGACTATTGA
- a CDS encoding isoprenylcysteine carboxylmethyltransferase family protein: protein MNRREPDRAAVRFPPVFVFLLAVGAGVLLDRLLLPLPLGLPELVRVSAAWGAALFGTGFIVTALALFHRTRQDPEPWKSTPEMIFKGPYRMTRNPMYLGMALLQGAAGLWKSNGWIIGLLPLALLGVYLIAIRPEEVYLERKFGDAYRDYRARVRRWL from the coding sequence GTGAATCGTCGCGAGCCAGATCGAGCCGCCGTTCGGTTCCCGCCGGTCTTCGTGTTCCTACTGGCCGTAGGCGCCGGCGTGCTTCTCGACAGGCTGCTATTGCCCCTACCGCTCGGGCTGCCGGAGCTCGTCCGGGTCTCTGCGGCCTGGGGAGCGGCGCTCTTCGGCACCGGTTTCATCGTCACTGCGCTGGCTCTCTTTCACCGCACCCGCCAAGATCCGGAACCCTGGAAGAGCACTCCCGAGATGATCTTCAAGGGCCCGTATCGTATGACTCGCAATCCGATGTATCTGGGCATGGCCCTCCTGCAAGGGGCCGCCGGTCTCTGGAAATCGAATGGCTGGATCATCGGCCTGTTGCCTCTCGCCCTGCTCGGCGTCTACCTGATCGCCATCCGGCCCGAAGAAGTCTATTTGGAGCGCAAGTTCGGCGATGCCTACCGCGACTACAGGGCTAGGGTCCGACGGTGGCTCTAA
- a CDS encoding MCE family protein, translating into MTRESSERSEVRAGVFVFVALVILGAGILWIVGFKPLAGRQVSYEVLMKGSSGVRRGDRVRVSGIEAGRVKKIELRPGQEWPVVFRVALDRALTITTGSAARITTDGLLGAPYLEIVAGPADAPPLPEGSLIMGVEGGTLTHTLEGLGQATDRLPELLDQTTVLVERLNGTIDPVMGGLQELLSAENLEAVAETLKVLRPTLEEVGPGLAELVAHLDLLAGEIEEGIGGVPEVTAEIGSLAGDLRRAVGTDGERLSGLLDSVNQTMGSARGALSAVEGNRVEMEAMVRDLREAAANLKSLSQTLKERPSLLLRYPRAPERMPEEKPE; encoded by the coding sequence TTGACTAGAGAGTCCAGCGAGCGGAGCGAGGTCCGGGCGGGGGTGTTCGTGTTCGTTGCGCTCGTGATTCTCGGGGCCGGCATTCTCTGGATCGTCGGGTTCAAGCCGCTCGCGGGCCGGCAAGTGAGCTACGAGGTGTTGATGAAGGGGTCGAGCGGAGTCCGCCGGGGCGATCGAGTCAGGGTATCGGGCATCGAGGCTGGACGGGTCAAGAAGATCGAGCTTCGCCCCGGGCAGGAGTGGCCGGTGGTATTTCGAGTGGCACTGGACCGAGCATTGACGATCACCACCGGTAGTGCAGCCCGAATCACGACCGATGGTCTTTTGGGCGCGCCGTACCTGGAGATCGTGGCGGGGCCGGCGGACGCACCGCCGCTGCCGGAAGGCAGCCTGATCATGGGTGTCGAAGGTGGGACGCTTACCCACACCCTCGAGGGTTTGGGGCAGGCGACGGACCGGCTGCCCGAGCTGCTCGACCAGACGACCGTGCTCGTGGAGCGGCTCAACGGAACCATCGACCCGGTCATGGGCGGCCTGCAAGAGCTGCTCTCGGCGGAGAACCTGGAGGCCGTGGCCGAAACGCTGAAGGTGCTCCGCCCGACCCTCGAAGAGGTGGGGCCGGGTTTGGCGGAACTGGTCGCTCATCTCGACCTGCTGGCCGGGGAGATCGAGGAGGGCATCGGCGGAGTGCCGGAGGTGACCGCGGAGATCGGGTCCCTCGCGGGCGATCTGCGCCGCGCCGTCGGCACGGACGGAGAGCGGCTGTCGGGTTTGCTCGACTCGGTCAACCAGACGATGGGATCGGCGCGAGGTGCACTCTCCGCGGTGGAAGGGAACCGTGTCGAGATGGAGGCGATGGTGCGGGATCTGCGCGAAGCTGCGGCGAACTTGAAGTCGCTGTCTCAAACCCTCAAGGAACGGCCGAGCTTGCTGTTGCGGTATCCGCGCGCACCCGAGCGCATGCCGGAGGAGAAACCGGAATGA